One window of Nostoc sp. C052 genomic DNA carries:
- a CDS encoding oxygenase MpaB family protein, which yields MFFNRYKNLHLIQQLDPVQDHCRIYHLMNGYEFPWDMTRSLEVALMRTYCVPSISKLLNQTGEFTHCPQKRYDDTSIIVGEMIKWGYDSARGKEALQRMNTLHGRFKIDNGDFLYVLSTFIFEPIRWNVRFGWRLMCEQEKLASFYFWRELGKQMQIQNIPETYEELERYNLDYERQKFRYSDTNCRVGEATRDLFLSWFPSWMRSAIKPGIYALLDETMLDAFGFPYPSPLLRSAMVSLLKIRAKLIRLFPPRNHPNFYIDSLIPSYPTGYEIANVGPVHPKI from the coding sequence ATGTTTTTCAATCGCTATAAAAACCTTCATCTAATTCAGCAACTTGATCCAGTGCAAGATCATTGCCGGATTTATCACTTAATGAATGGCTATGAGTTTCCTTGGGATATGACGCGATCGCTCGAAGTTGCCTTGATGCGAACTTATTGCGTTCCTAGTATTTCTAAATTGCTGAATCAGACAGGAGAATTTACCCATTGTCCGCAAAAACGCTATGATGATACGTCAATAATTGTTGGAGAGATGATTAAGTGGGGTTATGATAGCGCGCGTGGCAAAGAAGCCCTGCAACGTATGAATACACTCCACGGACGCTTCAAGATTGACAACGGTGATTTCTTATATGTACTTTCAACCTTCATTTTTGAGCCTATCCGTTGGAATGTGCGGTTTGGTTGGCGGCTGATGTGCGAACAAGAAAAATTAGCGTCTTTTTACTTCTGGCGAGAATTAGGTAAGCAAATGCAGATTCAGAATATCCCTGAAACCTACGAAGAATTGGAGCGCTATAACCTGGACTACGAACGCCAAAAATTTCGCTATTCAGATACAAATTGCCGAGTTGGGGAAGCTACACGCGATTTATTTTTGAGTTGGTTTCCTTCGTGGATGCGTTCTGCCATCAAACCAGGTATCTACGCTTTACTAGATGAGACAATGCTCGATGCCTTTGGTTTTCCCTATCCCTCGCCATTGTTGCGATCGGCTATGGTAAGTCTACTAAAAATCCGAGCCAAATTAATCCGGTTATTCCCACCTCGGAATCACCCCAATTTTTATATTGACTCTCTTATCCCCAGCTATCCCACTGGCTATGAAATTGCAAATGTGGGGCCAGTTCATCCGAAAATCTAG
- a CDS encoding CO2 hydration protein, whose translation MVTIKKKATHNPLAEYIERLQKGDALLPDSPENVLEVVGILKSYGVVLDAYSKNLNYIAEHQFLVFFPFFKYFNGEVSFQKLLRHWWHNRINFEYAEYCMKAMMWHGGGGLDTYLNTTEFQERAQAVIAAKFKNNPFIPGINQLFPDFLTEHLRVSAYYTGLGQFWRVMADIFLSLSDLYDQGKIKSIPQVVEHIKAGLVANASNPITYTVKIRGEVYEIIPKSVGLTFLADTAIPYVEAVFFRGTPFHGTVSYNAQGYQIPPDQTLFQYGALYADPLPIGGAGIPPTLLMQDMRHYLPEYLHEIYRRSLRGEDDLRVQICMSFQKSMFCVTTATILGLMPHPLDTKDPNEQKINRVYLEKWMSRLQTSRLLDVNK comes from the coding sequence ATGGTAACTATTAAAAAAAAAGCAACTCACAATCCCTTAGCTGAGTATATTGAACGTCTGCAAAAAGGAGATGCATTACTCCCCGATAGTCCAGAAAATGTACTAGAAGTTGTTGGTATTCTTAAAAGCTATGGCGTAGTTTTAGATGCCTACTCAAAAAATCTTAACTACATTGCCGAGCATCAGTTTTTAGTATTTTTTCCATTTTTTAAATACTTTAATGGAGAGGTTTCTTTCCAGAAATTACTCCGTCACTGGTGGCATAACCGAATTAATTTTGAATATGCCGAGTATTGCATGAAAGCCATGATGTGGCACGGTGGCGGCGGACTAGATACGTATTTAAATACAACAGAATTTCAAGAAAGAGCGCAAGCCGTTATTGCCGCAAAATTTAAAAATAATCCCTTCATTCCGGGTATCAACCAACTGTTTCCAGATTTCTTAACAGAACACTTGCGCGTCTCTGCTTACTACACAGGTTTAGGTCAATTTTGGCGAGTCATGGCTGATATCTTCCTCAGCTTATCAGACCTCTACGATCAAGGCAAAATCAAATCGATTCCCCAAGTTGTAGAACACATTAAAGCTGGGTTAGTGGCAAATGCATCAAACCCAATTACCTACACCGTCAAAATTCGGGGTGAAGTTTATGAAATCATTCCCAAAAGCGTTGGTTTGACTTTCTTAGCAGATACAGCCATCCCTTATGTAGAAGCAGTATTCTTCCGAGGAACTCCTTTCCACGGTACAGTTTCATACAACGCCCAAGGATATCAAATTCCCCCAGATCAAACTCTATTTCAATATGGCGCATTGTATGCCGATCCTTTGCCCATCGGTGGCGCGGGTATTCCTCCCACTTTATTGATGCAGGATATGCGTCATTATCTTCCAGAGTATCTGCACGAAATTTATCGTCGTAGTCTCCGGGGTGAAGATGATTTGCGGGTACAAATTTGCATGAGTTTCCAAAAATCGATGTTTTGCGTGACAACAGCAACCATTTTAGGACTGATGCCTCATCCTTTGGATACTAAAGATCCAAATGAGCAAAAAATTAATCGAGTTTATTTAGAGAAGTGGATGAGTCGGTTACAAACTTCGCGGTTGCTAGATGTGAATAAATAA